A single Dermacentor variabilis isolate Ectoservices chromosome 9, ASM5094787v1, whole genome shotgun sequence DNA region contains:
- the LOC142557908 gene encoding solute carrier family 22 member 7-like: MSKVIVFSEATEPIPARPESSKKLVTIGLATSTESSRAKDGTQPDDFALLHSSVLRKTVPPSEETNLQPATSSTTVPCHHAHTITAHSPPLDMDRILGSGLFQWVIVAFAHLSSALVVIHHMSMQMFLLPVAYWCRPPADANVSVSRWKAENIPLRPDGTYSQCTMYPPEVPEVNGTRVEVACTEWQFDLLPSETTIVSEWNLVCDRAWYVPVAFVYNRIGVVISVLFFGQISDRVGRLPAVYACTVLTVASAGGATLARTFINYIAARILLAASLSIFEISMLVILFENSGDKHREGYFCLAMTGTVVASVLAQTLTLPPRNYKALEVVTFSLTMALVPVFCLVGESISWLLVSSNVEQAEKAIRRAAAWNNHQINEESLFFTVSSFRASVALPKMNFLTFLASKELWKRNATLCWTWFSILLSLYGMSLSGRSYDPSHLFFLAVTRAASILLFWIFLLASPRKILLTLALPLTCCMLLLYGNLKAEHEGHLTWILGEIIVCMLLGEATAVNVFTLKLYPTSAGHRVLCRLLLRAARGYLGAPSGATATVPNCRQRVLLRGVVHCRFPHQAASGNQTPKDTANNAGYPALNLS; the protein is encoded by the exons ATGTCCAAGGTGATCGTCTTCTCAGAAGCCACGGAGCCGATTCCTGCTCGGCCAGAATCGTCGAAGAAACTCGTGACCATCGGCCTGGCCACCAGTACCGAGTCATCCAG AGCGAAGGACGGTACCCAGCCAGATGATTTCGCCCTGCTccacagttccgtgctccgcaaGACGGTCCCCCCGTCGGAGGAAACGAACCTGCAGCCCGCCACCAGTAGCACAACCGTTCCGTGCCACCATGCCCACACGATCACGGCTCATTCGCCACCTTTAGACATGGACAGGATCTTGGGCAGCGGCTTGTTCCAGTGGGTCATCGTGGCCTTCGCTCACCTGTCGTCCGCCCTGGTCGTTATTCATCACATGTCCATGCAGATGTTTCTGCTGCCTGTGGCGTACTGGTGCCGTCCTCCCGCCGACGCCAACGTGAGCGTCAGCCGCTGGAAGGCGGAGAACATCCCGCTGCGGCCAGACGGCACGTACAGCCAGTGCACAATGTACCCACCCGAAGTGCCCGAGGTCAATGGCACCCGCGTCGAAGTGGCCTGCACCGAGTGGCAGTTCGACCTGCTCCCGAGCGAGACCACGATCGTCAGCGAGTGGAACCTGGTGTGTGATCGCGCCTGGTACGTGCCCGTCGCCTTCGTCTACAACAGAATCGGCGTCGTCATCTCGGTGCTCTTTTTCGGCCAGATATCGGACAGGGTTGGCCGGCTGCCCGCTGTCTACGCTTGCACAGTCCTCACTGTGGCATCCGCCGGCGGCGCAACGCTTGCGCGGACATTCATCAACTACATAGCCGCCCGGATTCTTCTGGCGGCATCGCTGAGCATCTTCGAGATCTCTATGCTTGTCATTCTGTTCGAGAACTCGGGCGACAAGCACCGGGAAGGCTATTTCTGTTTGGCCATGACCGGAACAGTCGTTGCGAGCGTCCTGGCTCAGACGCTAACCCTACCGCCGCGGAATtacaaggcactggaagtggtcacTTTCTCCCTCACGATGGCACTCGTGCCAGTGTTCTGCCTTGTGGGCGAGTCCATCAGCTGGCTTTTGGTATCCAGCAATGTCGAGCAGGCCGAGAAGGCGATACGGCGCGCCGCTGCGTGGAACAACCACCAGATCAACGAGGAGAGCTTGTTCTTCACAGTCTCATCCTTTCGTGCCTCAGTGGCACTGCCGAAAATGAACTTCCTCACTTTTTTGGCCAGCAAGGAATTGTGGAAGCGAAACGCTACGCTCTGCTGGACTTGGTTCAGCATTCTGCTGTCCTTGTACGGTATGAGCCTGAGCGGGCGGTCGTACGACCCCTCGCACCTCTTTTTCCTCGCCGTAACGAGGGCTGCCTCGATTTTGCTATTCTGGATATTTTTGCTGGCTAGTCCCCGCAAGATTTTGCTCACACTAGCGCTGCCGTTGACCTGCTGCATGTTGCTTTTGTACGGTAACCTCAAGGCCGAGCACGAAGGACACCTGACATGGATCCTCGGCGAGATAATCGTGTGCATGCTCCTCGGAGAAGCCACCGCCGTAAACGTGTTTACGCTCAAGTTGTACCCGACTAGTGCGGGGCATCGGGTTCTTTGTCGCCTACTTCTTCGGGCAGCTCGGGGCTACCTTGGGGCCCCTTCTGGCGCAACTGCAACTGTCCCCAACTGCCGCCAGCGTGTTCTACTTCGCGGTGTTGTTCACTGCCGCTTTCCTCATCAGGCTGCTTCCGGAAACCAAACGCCAAAAGACACCGCAAACAATGCAGGATATCCTGCCCTGAATCTGAGTTGA